A single genomic interval of Oryza sativa Japonica Group chromosome 7, ASM3414082v1 harbors:
- the LOC4343420 gene encoding protein disulfide isomerase-like 5-4 has protein sequence MISSSKLKSVDFYRKIPRDLTEASLSGAGLSIVAALAMVFLFGMELSNYLAVNTSTSVIVDRSSDGEFLRIDFNLSFPALSCEFASVDVSDVLGTNRLNITKTVRKYSIDRNLVPTGSEFHPGPIPTVSKHGDDVEENHDDGSVPLSSRNFDSYSHQYPVLVVNFYAPWCYWSNRLKPSWEKTAKIMRERYDPEMDGRIILAKVDCTEEIDLCRRHHIQGYPSIRIFRKGSDLKENQGHHDHESYYGDRDTESLVAAMETYVANIPKDAHVLALEDKSNKTVDPAKRPAPLTSGCRIEGFVRVKKVPGSVVISARSGSHSFDPSQINVSHYVTQFSFGKRLSAKMFNELKRLTPYVGGHHDRLAGQSYIVKHGDVNANVTIEHYLQIVKTELVTLRSSKELKLVEEYEYTAHSSLVHSFYVPVVKFHFEPSPMQVLVTELPKSFSHFITNVCAIIGGVFTVAGILDSIFHNTLRLVKKVELGKNI, from the exons ATGATCTCCTCCAGTAAGCTCAAGTCCGTCGACTTCTACAG GAAAATTCCTAGGGATTTGACCGAGGCATCACTATCTGGGGCTGGATTGTCCATTGTAGCAGCACTAGCTATGGTGTTTTTGTTTGGAATG GAACTGAGTAATTACTTAGCAGTCAATACTAGCACATCTGTGATTGTTGATAGGAGTTCAGATGGGGAGTTCTTACGGATAGATTTTAACTTAAG CTTTCCTGCACTTTCATGCGAATTTGCATCAGTTGATGTCAGTGATGTTCTGGGAACA AACAGATTGAACATAACGAAAACTGTTCGCAAATATTCAATTGATCGGAATTTAGTGCCTACTGGATCCGAGTTCCACCCAGGACCTATTCCTACGGTCAGCAAACATGGAGATGATGTTGAAGAAAACCATGATGATGGTTCAGTTCCCTTGTCCTCTCGCAATTTTGATAGCTATTCACACCA GTATCCTGTTTTGGTTGTTAATTTTTATGCCCCCTGGTGTTACTGGAGCAATCGATTG AAACCTTCGTGGGAGAAGACTGCAAAAATAATGAGGGAGAG atATGATCCTGAAATGGATGGCAGAATCATTCTTGCCAAGGTTGACTGCACTGAAGAAATTGACTTGTGTAGGAG GCACCATATACAAGGTTATCCATCCATTCGCATTTTCCGTAAAGGGAGTGATCTTAA GGAAAACCAGGGTCACCATGATCATGAATCATACTACGGCGATCGTGATACTGAGAGTTTAGTAGCG GCAATGGAAACTTATGTTGCAAACATCCCAAAAGATGCCCATGTTCTAGCTTTGGAGGACAAATCCAATAAGACTGTTGATCCTGCAAAACGCCCTGCTCCATTGACCAGTGGATGCAGAATAGAAGGTTTTGTGCGGGTAAAAAAG GTCCCTGGGAGTGTTGTAATCTCAGCTCGATCTGGTTCCCACTCCTTTGATCCATCCCAGATAAATGTTTCCCACTATGTAACACAGTTCTCTTTTGGCAAAAGGCTATCGGCAAAGATGTTTAATGAACTGAAAAGACTAACTCCCTATGTTGGTGGCCACCATGATAGATTAGCTGGTCAATCCTACATTGTTAAGCATGGTGATGTCAATGCCAACGTTact ATTGAGCATTACCTGCAAATTGTGAAAACTGAGCTTGTTACACTGAGATCATCAAAGGAATTGAAACTGGTTGAGGAGTATGAATACACAGCGCACAGCAGCTTGGTGCACAGCTTCTATGTTCCTGTTGTGAAATTCCATTTTGAACCTTCTCCCATGCAG GTCTTGGTAACTGAACTTCCAAAATCCTTCTCCCATTTCATCACAAATGTTTGTGCTATCATTGGAGGAGTTTTCACG GTTGCTGGAATACTGGATTCCATCTTCCACAACACCTTGCGGCTGGTTAAGAAGGTCGAGCTTGGGAAGAACATTTGA
- the LOC4343420 gene encoding protein disulfide isomerase-like 5-4 isoform X1 produces the protein MSVMFWEQLNITKTVRKYSIDRNLVPTGSEFHPGPIPTVSKHGDDVEENHDDGSVPLSSRNFDSYSHQYPVLVVNFYAPWCYWSNRLKPSWEKTAKIMRERYDPEMDGRIILAKVDCTEEIDLCRRHHIQGYPSIRIFRKGSDLKENQGHHDHESYYGDRDTESLVAAMETYVANIPKDAHVLALEDKSNKTVDPAKRPAPLTSGCRIEGFVRVKKVPGSVVISARSGSHSFDPSQINVSHYVTQFSFGKRLSAKMFNELKRLTPYVGGHHDRLAGQSYIVKHGDVNANVTIEHYLQIVKTELVTLRSSKELKLVEEYEYTAHSSLVHSFYVPVVKFHFEPSPMQVLVTELPKSFSHFITNVCAIIGGVFTVAGILDSIFHNTLRLVKKVELGKNI, from the exons ATGTCAGTGATGTTCTGGGAACA ATTGAACATAACGAAAACTGTTCGCAAATATTCAATTGATCGGAATTTAGTGCCTACTGGATCCGAGTTCCACCCAGGACCTATTCCTACGGTCAGCAAACATGGAGATGATGTTGAAGAAAACCATGATGATGGTTCAGTTCCCTTGTCCTCTCGCAATTTTGATAGCTATTCACACCA GTATCCTGTTTTGGTTGTTAATTTTTATGCCCCCTGGTGTTACTGGAGCAATCGATTG AAACCTTCGTGGGAGAAGACTGCAAAAATAATGAGGGAGAG atATGATCCTGAAATGGATGGCAGAATCATTCTTGCCAAGGTTGACTGCACTGAAGAAATTGACTTGTGTAGGAG GCACCATATACAAGGTTATCCATCCATTCGCATTTTCCGTAAAGGGAGTGATCTTAA GGAAAACCAGGGTCACCATGATCATGAATCATACTACGGCGATCGTGATACTGAGAGTTTAGTAGCG GCAATGGAAACTTATGTTGCAAACATCCCAAAAGATGCCCATGTTCTAGCTTTGGAGGACAAATCCAATAAGACTGTTGATCCTGCAAAACGCCCTGCTCCATTGACCAGTGGATGCAGAATAGAAGGTTTTGTGCGGGTAAAAAAG GTCCCTGGGAGTGTTGTAATCTCAGCTCGATCTGGTTCCCACTCCTTTGATCCATCCCAGATAAATGTTTCCCACTATGTAACACAGTTCTCTTTTGGCAAAAGGCTATCGGCAAAGATGTTTAATGAACTGAAAAGACTAACTCCCTATGTTGGTGGCCACCATGATAGATTAGCTGGTCAATCCTACATTGTTAAGCATGGTGATGTCAATGCCAACGTTact ATTGAGCATTACCTGCAAATTGTGAAAACTGAGCTTGTTACACTGAGATCATCAAAGGAATTGAAACTGGTTGAGGAGTATGAATACACAGCGCACAGCAGCTTGGTGCACAGCTTCTATGTTCCTGTTGTGAAATTCCATTTTGAACCTTCTCCCATGCAG GTCTTGGTAACTGAACTTCCAAAATCCTTCTCCCATTTCATCACAAATGTTTGTGCTATCATTGGAGGAGTTTTCACG GTTGCTGGAATACTGGATTCCATCTTCCACAACACCTTGCGGCTGGTTAAGAAGGTCGAGCTTGGGAAGAACATTTGA